The following are from one region of the Streptomyces fradiae genome:
- a CDS encoding cytochrome c oxidase assembly protein → MDHSGHGMPMDLPPFTLGRGLEFSPDLFFLISCVAGLGLYGWGVARLRRRGDAWPVSRTVFFTVGVLTIALVMCTKLNDYGMVMFSVHMVQHMVISMLSPILLLLGAPVTLALRALPVAGRGSTGPRELLLKLLHSRYMRIVTHPAFTISMFIASLYALYFSPLFDFLMGSKAGHVGMMVHFLAVGLVFFWPIMGVDPGPHRPGYVMRMLELFAGMPFHAFFGIAMMMASEPLVKVYTNPPVSLGIDALDDQHAAGGIAWAFSEIPSVLVLIALVYQWYHSEQRQAVRKDRAADRDGDKELEAYNAYLASLQARGQ, encoded by the coding sequence ATGGATCACAGCGGGCACGGCATGCCCATGGATCTGCCGCCGTTCACGCTGGGGCGGGGCCTGGAGTTCTCTCCCGACCTGTTCTTCCTGATCAGCTGTGTCGCCGGTCTCGGCCTCTACGGCTGGGGCGTGGCGCGGCTGCGGAGGCGCGGGGACGCCTGGCCGGTGAGCCGGACGGTGTTCTTCACGGTGGGCGTGCTGACCATCGCGCTGGTGATGTGCACCAAGCTGAACGACTACGGCATGGTCATGTTCAGCGTGCACATGGTGCAGCACATGGTGATCTCCATGCTGTCGCCGATCCTGCTGCTGCTCGGCGCGCCGGTGACGCTGGCGCTGCGGGCGCTGCCGGTGGCCGGCCGCGGGTCCACCGGCCCGCGCGAACTGCTGCTCAAGCTGCTGCACAGCCGCTACATGCGGATCGTCACGCACCCGGCGTTCACCATCTCGATGTTCATCGCGAGCCTCTACGCGCTGTACTTCTCGCCGCTCTTCGACTTCCTGATGGGCTCGAAGGCGGGTCACGTCGGGATGATGGTCCACTTCCTCGCCGTGGGCCTGGTCTTCTTCTGGCCGATCATGGGCGTGGACCCGGGCCCGCACCGGCCGGGCTATGTGATGCGGATGCTGGAGCTGTTCGCCGGCATGCCGTTCCACGCCTTCTTCGGCATCGCGATGATGATGGCCTCGGAGCCGCTGGTGAAGGTGTACACGAACCCGCCGGTCTCGCTCGGCATCGACGCCCTCGACGACCAGCACGCGGCCGGCGGCATCGCCTGGGCGTTCAGCGAGATCCCCTCGGTCCTGGTGCTGATCGCGCTCGTCTACCAGTGGTACCACTCCGAGCAGCGGCAGGCGGTCCGCAAGGACCGGGCCGCGGACCGGGACGGCGACAAGGAGCTGGAGGCGTACAACGCGTATCTGGCCTCGCTCCAGGCGCGCGGGCAGTGA
- a CDS encoding lysophospholipid acyltransferase family protein: MFYYVLKHALLGPLLKLLFRPRVEGLEHVPEEGAAIVAGNHLSFSDHFLMPVVLSRRITFLAKQEYFTGPGLKGRLTAAFFRSAGQIPVDRSGREAGRAAIREGLGVLAKDELLGIYPEGTRSHDGRLYKGKVGVAVMALTAGVKVVPCAMVGTFEIQPPGRVLPRIRRVTIRFGEPLDFSRYAGLAGEKAAVRAVTDEIMYAIMRLSGQEYVDEYAAKVKAAGSS, encoded by the coding sequence ATGTTCTACTACGTGCTGAAGCACGCGCTGCTCGGGCCGCTGCTCAAGCTGCTCTTCCGGCCGCGGGTGGAGGGTCTGGAGCACGTCCCGGAGGAGGGTGCGGCGATCGTCGCCGGGAACCATCTGTCCTTCTCGGACCACTTCCTGATGCCGGTGGTGCTGAGCCGCCGGATCACCTTCCTGGCGAAACAGGAGTACTTCACGGGGCCGGGTCTGAAGGGCCGGCTGACGGCCGCGTTCTTCCGCAGCGCGGGCCAGATCCCGGTGGACCGCTCGGGCCGGGAGGCCGGCCGGGCGGCGATCCGCGAGGGCCTCGGCGTGCTCGCGAAGGACGAGCTGCTCGGCATCTACCCGGAGGGCACCCGCTCGCACGACGGGCGCCTGTACAAGGGCAAGGTGGGGGTCGCGGTGATGGCCCTGACGGCCGGGGTGAAGGTGGTGCCGTGCGCGATGGTCGGCACCTTCGAGATCCAGCCGCCGGGCCGGGTGCTGCCGCGGATCCGCCGGGTCACCATCCGCTTCGGCGAGCCGCTGGACTTCTCCCGCTACGCGGGCCTCGCCGGCGAGAAGGCCGCGGTCCGCGCGGTCACCGACGAGATCATGTACGCGATCATGCGGCTGTCCGGGCAGGAGTACGTGGACGAGTACGCGGCGAAGGTCAAGGCGGCCGGGAGCTCCTGA
- a CDS encoding urease accessory protein UreD, whose amino-acid sequence MDRVNDRTALTASARIAAAADGSLPVLESDGPLALRRTRATGPHGPSGPYTRVTVVGAMSAPLGGDRLRLDAEVRDGARLLVDSAAATVALPGRTGAPASYEIGLTVGAGAELRWLPEQLVCATGSVLRMRTTVDLDPTARLILREEQILGRHQEEPGTLATRLSVRRAGRPLFDQELGCGPGAPAGWDGPAVLAGHRATGQLLVVDPEFADKPVGTRLLGEHAVLAPLAGPAALVTAVAPDALALRRVLDEALRVLVPF is encoded by the coding sequence GTGGACCGCGTGAACGACCGTACGGCCCTGACCGCGAGCGCGCGGATCGCCGCCGCCGCCGACGGCTCCCTGCCCGTCCTGGAGAGCGACGGACCGCTCGCCCTCCGCCGCACCCGCGCCACCGGCCCGCACGGCCCGTCCGGCCCGTACACCCGGGTCACCGTCGTCGGCGCGATGAGCGCCCCGCTGGGCGGCGACCGGCTCCGCCTGGACGCGGAGGTACGGGACGGGGCGCGGCTGCTCGTCGACTCCGCCGCCGCGACCGTCGCCCTGCCCGGCCGGACCGGCGCCCCCGCCTCGTACGAGATCGGGCTCACCGTCGGCGCCGGTGCCGAACTGCGCTGGCTGCCCGAACAGTTGGTGTGCGCCACCGGCTCCGTGCTGCGGATGCGCACCACGGTCGACCTCGACCCCACCGCCCGGCTCATCCTCCGCGAGGAACAGATCCTCGGCCGGCACCAGGAGGAACCCGGCACCCTCGCGACCCGGCTCTCCGTCCGGCGCGCCGGACGCCCGCTGTTCGACCAGGAACTCGGCTGCGGGCCCGGCGCCCCGGCCGGCTGGGACGGCCCCGCCGTCCTCGCCGGACACCGCGCCACCGGACAACTCCTCGTCGTCGACCCGGAGTTCGCCGACAAGCCGGTCGGCACCCGGCTGCTCGGCGAGCACGCGGTGCTCGCCCCGCTGGCCGGCCCCGCCGCGCTCGTCACCGCCGTCGCCCCGGACGCCCTGGCCCTGCGCCGGGTCCTCGACGAGGCTCTGCGCGTACTCGTCCCGTTCTGA
- a CDS encoding DUF3048 domain-containing protein gives MTGARGHRRPGAAATAAVLCAVTAAGLYGCSGSGPSEPRPTPTPTPAPTTPPAGTSPLTGLPARSGPVLAVKIDNVPAARPHTGLTGADLVYVEQVESGQTRLMAVYSSRTPELVGPVRSARESDLALLRQFGSPVLAYSGAQSALTPLLKAAPLHLVSEGTTPGAFLRDPARSAPHNLYLRPARALAAAPNATHAKDIGFRFGAAPQGGEPVNSRTVRFPAVRYTFTWAPAAKAWHVAMDGRPDGPLAPATVVVQHITVRSSRFHDFLGAVSPYSVTTGSGTAEVLRDGRAYPARWSRPDADRGTAFTTPAGAPLNFAPGQVWVLLTGTR, from the coding sequence ATGACAGGCGCGCGCGGGCACAGGCGTCCCGGCGCCGCCGCCACCGCCGCCGTGCTGTGCGCCGTGACGGCCGCCGGTCTGTACGGCTGCTCCGGCTCGGGCCCGTCGGAGCCCCGCCCGACCCCGACGCCCACCCCCGCGCCCACCACCCCGCCCGCCGGCACCTCACCGCTCACCGGGCTGCCCGCCCGGTCCGGGCCCGTGCTCGCGGTGAAGATCGACAACGTGCCCGCGGCCCGCCCGCACACCGGGCTCACCGGCGCCGACCTCGTCTACGTCGAGCAGGTCGAGTCCGGCCAGACCCGCCTCATGGCCGTCTATTCGTCGCGGACCCCGGAGCTCGTCGGCCCGGTCCGCAGCGCCCGCGAGTCCGACCTCGCCCTGCTGCGCCAGTTCGGCAGCCCGGTCCTCGCCTACTCGGGCGCCCAGAGCGCCCTCACCCCGCTGCTGAAGGCCGCGCCGCTGCACCTGGTCTCCGAGGGCACCACCCCCGGCGCCTTCCTGCGCGATCCCGCCCGCAGCGCCCCGCACAACCTGTACCTGCGGCCCGCCCGCGCGCTGGCCGCCGCACCGAACGCCACCCACGCCAAGGACATCGGCTTCCGCTTCGGTGCCGCCCCGCAGGGCGGCGAACCGGTCAACAGCCGCACCGTGCGCTTCCCCGCCGTCCGCTACACCTTCACCTGGGCGCCCGCCGCGAAGGCCTGGCACGTCGCCATGGACGGGCGTCCGGACGGGCCGCTCGCCCCGGCCACCGTCGTGGTGCAGCACATCACCGTGCGGTCCTCGCGCTTCCACGACTTCCTGGGCGCAGTCTCCCCGTACAGCGTGACCACCGGTTCCGGTACGGCGGAGGTGCTGCGCGACGGGCGGGCGTACCCGGCCCGCTGGAGCCGGCCGGACGCGGACCGGGGCACGGCCTTCACCACCCCGGCGGGCGCGCCGCTGAACTTCGCGCCGGGCCAGGTGTGGGTGCTGCTCACAGGGACGCGGTGA
- a CDS encoding alpha/beta hydrolase, with the protein MRRSAVLGSAGTLIAGTLMATALAAPAASAQSRHGGDDEARGAAVAAARAAKAGIDWQDCPADWGLEKPIQCGWVTVPVDYTKPNGKQIKLAVDRTRATGTPQEKQGALLYNPGGPGGSGLRFPRRVTTKAPLWVNTAKAYDFVGFDPRGVGHSAPISCVDPAEFVKGPKADPVPDSEADKLAQRKLAAEYAKGCAEKSGDMLPYMTTRNTARDLDVIRAALGEKKLNFIGVSYGTYLGAVYGTLYPDHVRRMIVDSVVDPSKKEIWYGANLNQDIAFEGRLKDWMTWVAQHDDAFHLGKTYAEVQQQWVTLRAAAKKEPLGGKVGPAELIGFFQNAPYYDSMWVPVAEAWSAYAAGDPQPLIDSAASDPTDTAGNISSENGNAVYTAVECADAPWPTSWKKWDRDNSRLHEQYPFMTWANAWMNLPCATWSAPRQRPTEVKTGKGLPPVLIVQSERDAATPYAGAVELHKRFKGSRLITEKNAGSHGVTNLVNACINPRVETYLLTGKVDSRDVTCEPHATPKP; encoded by the coding sequence TTGCGACGTAGTGCAGTGCTCGGCTCGGCCGGCACTCTCATAGCGGGCACGCTGATGGCGACCGCGCTCGCCGCTCCGGCGGCCAGCGCGCAGAGCCGCCACGGCGGCGACGACGAGGCCCGCGGCGCTGCCGTGGCCGCCGCCCGCGCGGCGAAGGCCGGCATCGACTGGCAGGACTGCCCCGCCGACTGGGGCCTGGAGAAGCCCATCCAGTGCGGCTGGGTCACCGTCCCGGTCGACTACACCAAGCCCAACGGCAAGCAGATCAAGCTCGCCGTCGACCGCACCCGCGCCACCGGCACGCCCCAGGAGAAGCAGGGCGCCCTGCTCTACAACCCGGGCGGCCCCGGCGGCTCCGGACTGCGCTTCCCGCGCCGGGTCACGACCAAGGCCCCGCTCTGGGTGAACACCGCCAAGGCCTACGACTTCGTCGGCTTCGACCCGCGCGGCGTCGGCCACTCGGCGCCCATCTCCTGCGTCGACCCGGCCGAGTTCGTCAAGGGCCCCAAGGCCGACCCGGTCCCGGACAGCGAGGCCGACAAGCTCGCCCAGCGCAAGCTGGCCGCCGAGTACGCCAAGGGCTGCGCCGAGAAGAGCGGCGACATGCTGCCCTACATGACGACCCGGAACACCGCCCGTGACCTGGACGTCATCCGCGCCGCGCTCGGCGAGAAGAAGCTCAACTTCATCGGCGTCTCCTACGGCACCTACCTCGGCGCCGTCTACGGCACCCTGTACCCGGACCACGTGCGCCGCATGATCGTGGACAGCGTGGTGGACCCGTCGAAGAAGGAGATCTGGTACGGGGCCAACCTGAACCAGGACATCGCCTTCGAGGGCCGCCTCAAGGACTGGATGACCTGGGTCGCCCAGCACGACGACGCCTTCCACCTCGGCAAGACCTACGCCGAGGTGCAGCAGCAGTGGGTGACCCTGCGCGCCGCCGCCAAGAAGGAGCCGCTCGGCGGCAAGGTCGGCCCGGCCGAGCTCATCGGCTTCTTCCAGAACGCCCCGTACTACGACTCCATGTGGGTCCCGGTCGCGGAGGCCTGGAGCGCCTACGCCGCGGGCGACCCGCAGCCGCTGATCGACTCGGCCGCCTCGGACCCCACCGACACCGCGGGCAACATCTCCTCGGAGAACGGCAACGCGGTCTACACGGCCGTCGAGTGCGCCGACGCGCCCTGGCCGACCAGCTGGAAGAAGTGGGACCGGGACAACTCCCGCCTGCACGAGCAGTACCCGTTCATGACCTGGGCCAACGCCTGGATGAACCTGCCCTGCGCCACCTGGTCCGCGCCGCGCCAGCGGCCGACCGAGGTGAAGACGGGCAAGGGCCTGCCGCCGGTGCTCATCGTCCAGTCCGAGCGTGACGCCGCCACCCCGTACGCCGGCGCCGTCGAGCTGCACAAGCGCTTCAAGGGCTCGCGCCTCATCACCGAGAAGAACGCCGGCTCGCACGGCGTCACCAACCTGGTGAACGCCTGCATCAACCCGCGGGTCGAGACGTACCTGCTGACCGGCAAGGTCGACAGCCGCGACGTGACGTGCGAGCCGCACGCCACGCCGAAGCCGTAA
- the ureG gene encoding urease accessory protein UreG → MHLDHSHDHGTAVSADAHRPDGTRRALRIGLGGPVGSGKTATVAALCRALRDTLSLAVVTNDIYTREDAEFLLREAVLPPERITAVETGACPHTAIRDDISANLEAVEDLEDSVGPLDLVLVESGGDNLTATFSKGLVDAQIFVIDVAGGDDIPRKGGPGVTTADLLVINKTDLAPYVGSDLERMARDAKEQRGELPVAFTSLRSEQGVAPVADWVRERLAAWTA, encoded by the coding sequence ATGCACCTCGACCACTCCCACGACCACGGCACCGCCGTCTCCGCCGACGCCCACCGGCCCGACGGCACCCGCCGCGCCCTGCGCATCGGCCTCGGCGGCCCCGTCGGCTCCGGCAAGACCGCCACCGTCGCCGCCCTCTGCCGGGCCCTGCGCGACACCCTCTCCCTCGCCGTCGTCACCAACGACATCTACACCCGCGAGGACGCCGAGTTCCTGCTCCGCGAGGCCGTCCTGCCGCCCGAGCGGATCACCGCCGTCGAGACCGGCGCCTGCCCGCACACCGCCATCCGCGACGACATCTCCGCCAACCTCGAAGCCGTCGAGGACCTGGAGGACAGCGTCGGCCCGCTCGACCTCGTCCTCGTCGAGTCCGGCGGCGACAACCTCACCGCCACCTTCTCCAAGGGCCTCGTCGACGCCCAGATCTTCGTCATCGACGTGGCCGGCGGCGACGACATCCCGCGCAAGGGCGGCCCCGGCGTCACCACCGCCGACCTGCTCGTGATCAACAAGACCGACCTCGCCCCGTACGTCGGCTCCGACCTGGAGCGGATGGCCCGCGACGCCAAGGAACAGCGCGGCGAACTGCCCGTCGCCTTCACCTCGCTCCGCTCCGAGCAGGGCGTCGCGCCCGTCGCCGACTGGGTCCGCGAGCGGCTCGCCGCGTGGACCGCGTGA
- a CDS encoding NAD-dependent epimerase/dehydratase family protein: MTKGNAFVLGATGQIGRAAVRALVADGWEVTAGSRRGVRDEKWPDEVRTVRVDRGEEGALAAALGAGTDVLVDVVAFDAAHGRQLTGLADRIGSAVVISSGAVYEDEQGRNFDTQDEPDGFPRYPVPIPETWRTVAPGDSSYGTRKVALERELLGAGGKLPTTVLRAAAVHGPYSPGPRELWFVKRALDGRPVRILAEGGRSVFHPAHVDNLAELIRLAASKPGTRVLNGADPEAPTVAEIGAAIDAAMGVTSETIPFDGPPGKDWVGCTPWTAPHSVVLDMAAAERELGYRPVVATYAESLPGTIEFLAATVAEQDWREAFPGLVKYGIDFFDYAAEDAWLAARR; encoded by the coding sequence ATGACCAAGGGAAACGCGTTCGTGCTGGGAGCGACGGGACAGATCGGACGGGCGGCCGTGCGTGCGCTCGTCGCGGACGGATGGGAGGTGACCGCCGGCTCGCGCCGGGGCGTGCGGGACGAGAAGTGGCCGGACGAGGTCCGGACGGTGCGGGTGGACCGCGGTGAGGAGGGAGCGCTCGCGGCGGCGCTCGGCGCCGGAACGGACGTCCTGGTGGACGTCGTGGCCTTCGACGCCGCGCACGGGCGGCAGCTGACGGGCCTGGCGGACCGGATCGGTTCCGCGGTGGTGATCTCCAGCGGCGCGGTCTACGAGGACGAGCAGGGGCGGAACTTCGACACGCAGGACGAGCCGGACGGCTTCCCGCGGTACCCGGTGCCGATCCCGGAGACCTGGCGGACGGTCGCGCCGGGCGACTCCTCGTACGGCACCCGGAAGGTGGCCCTGGAGCGGGAGCTGCTCGGGGCGGGCGGGAAACTGCCGACGACGGTGCTCAGGGCGGCGGCCGTGCACGGCCCGTACAGCCCGGGTCCGCGCGAACTGTGGTTCGTGAAGCGGGCGTTGGACGGGCGACCGGTGCGGATCCTGGCCGAGGGCGGCCGGTCCGTGTTCCATCCGGCGCACGTCGACAACCTGGCCGAGCTGATCCGGCTCGCCGCGTCGAAGCCGGGCACACGGGTGCTCAACGGGGCGGACCCGGAGGCGCCGACGGTCGCCGAGATCGGTGCGGCGATCGACGCGGCGATGGGGGTGACCAGCGAGACGATCCCGTTCGACGGGCCGCCCGGGAAGGACTGGGTCGGCTGCACGCCGTGGACCGCTCCGCACTCGGTGGTCCTCGACATGGCGGCGGCGGAGCGGGAGTTGGGCTACCGGCCGGTGGTGGCGACGTACGCGGAGTCGCTGCCCGGCACGATCGAGTTCCTGGCCGCGACGGTCGCGGAGCAGGACTGGCGGGAGGCCTTCCCCGGCCTGGTGAAGTACGGGATCGACTTCTTCGACTACGCGGCCGAGGACGCCTGGCTGGCCGCCCGGCGCTGA